Proteins from a genomic interval of Desulfovibrio aminophilus DSM 12254:
- a CDS encoding sirohydrochlorin cobaltochelatase, which translates to MRHLKPLLSLLALLLLLSAQAVPALAHGDSRPDKEAILLVAFGSSMPEGQKALKAFDAQARAAFPGVEVRWAWTSRIIRDKLTKAKTAHPGSPALALAQLAEDGYTRVAVQSLHSIPGEEFTELEETVKRFDGMPKGLRAISLGRPLLSAPEDLKLAAKALLESQSGRKEGEAVLFMGHGTEHPANAMYPAMQYQLWTLDPTAFVATVEGVPALDDVLPLLKRDNVRSVRLVPLMAVAGDHAHNDMAGKEEDSFASRIKALGIQTTPVLRGLAETPAVSALWLEHLRDAVKALKEMK; encoded by the coding sequence ATGCGGCACCTGAAACCGCTGCTCTCCCTGCTCGCGCTTCTCCTGCTTCTCTCGGCCCAGGCCGTTCCGGCCCTGGCCCACGGCGACTCCCGCCCCGACAAGGAGGCCATCCTCCTGGTGGCCTTCGGCAGCAGCATGCCCGAGGGCCAGAAGGCGCTCAAGGCCTTCGACGCCCAGGCGCGCGCGGCCTTCCCCGGCGTGGAGGTGCGCTGGGCCTGGACCTCGCGGATCATCCGCGACAAGCTGACCAAGGCCAAGACCGCCCATCCGGGCTCCCCGGCCCTGGCCCTGGCCCAGCTGGCCGAGGACGGCTACACCCGGGTGGCCGTGCAGTCCCTGCACAGCATCCCCGGCGAGGAGTTCACCGAGTTGGAGGAGACGGTCAAGCGCTTCGACGGCATGCCCAAGGGCCTGCGCGCCATCAGCCTGGGCCGCCCGCTGCTCTCCGCTCCCGAGGATCTGAAGCTGGCCGCCAAGGCCCTGCTCGAGTCCCAGTCCGGCCGCAAGGAAGGCGAGGCCGTGCTGTTCATGGGCCACGGCACCGAGCACCCGGCCAACGCCATGTACCCGGCCATGCAGTACCAGCTCTGGACGCTCGACCCCACCGCCTTCGTGGCCACGGTGGAGGGCGTGCCCGCCCTGGACGACGTGCTGCCCCTGCTCAAGCGCGACAACGTCCGCTCCGTGCGCCTCGTGCCGCTCATGGCCGTGGCCGGGGACCACGCCCACAACGACATGGCGGGCAAGGAGGAGGACTCCTTCGCCTCCCGGATCAAGGCCCTGGGCATCCAGACCACGCCCGTGCTGCGCGGCCTGGCCGAGACCCCGGCGGTGTCCGCGCTCTGGCTGGAGCACCTGCGCGACGCCGTGAAGGCCCTCAAGGAAATGAAGTGA